The Termitidicoccus mucosus DNA segment GCGGCGACGAATGTCGCGCCCACGGACGGCACCCCACGGCCGCAAACTCTGTTCAGCCGCGGGCCGGTGCAGACATCCCGATCTGCCGATTACCACCCGGAGCCGACTGACACCGAAGTTTCCATCTATTTTGCCAACGCGCAGCGCACTCTGGCCGGCCTTGTCGAAACGAACGACCGTCTGCAAAAACGGGTTGCCGAACTCGAGAAAGCTCAGGAGGACATCGAGGATGCCCGTGCGAATCAAGCGGCGACTGCCCTCGCCTCTACGCCGGCAGGCACCGCTGCCTTTGGCGCTAGGCTCCAAAATCCCGCCGCGGCAGCGGCGTCCGAGGACTTCGACATGCCATCGGATGCAGGCCTGACCATCATCCGTCCAAATTCGGAGTATGTGATCGAGCTTGACCCGAATTTTTTCAATTTGCCGCGCAGCTCGTCCAACAACCCTTTTGAGCAGATTTATCAGCCTCCTGTGACACTGCATGAAGCGACGCTGGTGGTTTCGGGTATCGTTACCGGTGGACGGCCGGGTGCGATTTTGAACAACCAACCCTATCTGATCGGTGAGCATTTCAAAGGGCTGACCCTGCACCGGGTAGATGCTGATACCGCCTATTTGCGGAAGGACAGGTTTCTGCTCGCCTGTCCGGTTTCAAAACGCGAACTGCGCTTGCGCATACCCTAAGCCATGCCGCTCTACCTAGCCACTTGCGTTGACGAGAACGCGAAGACCATCACCGAGACGTTGGAGGCTGCCAACGTCACCGCCTTGCGCCAGATCGTCGAGGCCAAGCGTCTGTTTCTCGTAAGCCAGCGTGAGGCCAATCGCAAAGCAGGCGGTGGCAGCACCCGGCTTTCCATGAAGATACAGCGCGACTTGTTCGACGTGATTGCCTTGCAGCTCCGCAATAATGTCATGACCGACGTCATCATAAGGAAGCTCAAGGAGAATTTCCCGAACGCGGCTGCGCGCAAGGTATTGCGCGGCATTGACCATGAGCTGGACATTTCAAGAAGCACTCTCACGGACGCGATGGCGAGATACCCGCGCAGTTTCAACGAAGGGGTCATCGAGTCGATTCGCGTAAGCGAGGGCAGCGGTGTCAAGGCCCTCGCCGAGCGATTCGCGGACTTGCGCGACCAGATTGATTTCAGACTGGAAATTCGCGGAACGGTCAAAAAGGCGCTGTCCTATCCGGCGATGATCGGGACGATGGCGTGCGGATTGCTGGCGTTCGTCATGCTCGTGGTTATCCCAAAATTGCAGGCATTGCTCACCATGCTTCACGTCCCGCTGCCGGCGCTCACGCGCGCCGTGCTTGGCGCGTCCATGTTCACGGTTAATCACTGGCCCCTCTTGCTTGGCGTGGCGGTCGGGCTTGTCGTGCTTTGGCGAGTTCTTCGCAAAGCAGAGCCGGCGGCCGTCGCGATGGATCTGGTTTTCATCCGCATTCCGGTCATCGGTTATATTATCAAGTCCCTTGTCACTGCCGAGGTGTCCAAAATATACCGGGCGCTTTATCGCGCCGGCATGCCGGCGAACGAAACGCTTCGCGCATGCGCGGCCGTAATGAGCAACAAGGCGGCGAAGGCGGCGATCAACCGGTCACGAGAAAAGCTCGAAAGCGGGATATTAAATACCGGCGATGCAGAAAACTACGCCATCACGTCCGCCTTGAGCGAGACAGGGTATTTCCCGGATATGGCCCTGACCATCATTCAAAGCGGTGAAGCGAGCGGCGGGTTGGTGGAGGCATTGGACAGTGTGGCCCAAAAATATGCTGACGAAGCCAAGACACGCATTCGCACGCTGCTGGCCGTTTTTGAAAAATTCACGATGGTCCTCATTGTCGCGGGGGTTGGCGTTATCATCGTCGCCTGCATGCAGCCCATCTTTACCATCACCCAGAATATCCGATGAAATCCATGCATCATCGCCAGAAAACTCGCGCTTTCACGCTTATCGAGATCCTTATCGTTTGCGCCATTATCTCGGGGTTGTTTGCCCTGTCCGTGCCGACCATTATGGGATGGCTGGAAAAGAGCCAGCTCGATGCCGAGACGAATGCCCTCAACGCCATCCGAGACGATGTCGTTCGGTCGTTTGATTCGACCGATTTTGCCAACGTCAACATTGCCGCGCTCGCCGGCGACGTGCCCGATGGCGTGCCGCCAACCGTCTTTACCGGCAATCCTGACGGCAGCTATCCGACGACCAGCGTGGCGGATTGGTATGCCAAAATCGCTACGCTCCGCGGGACCGGTTTTGGCACCGCCGCGCCTAGCTCCCAGCCAGCCGTGAAAGACATACTATACAATCACTATGGCCGGGCTCGTGGTTTAGTTGCCGCCGCTCCACAGGCGCGTGCGCAACGTTTCTTGCTCTTTTCTATCATGGCGCCGAACGAGCAACTTGTCATGCCGGCAAATGACGGTTCGCCAGAATGGTTCGAGGCCATCTGGAATACCGAATGGGACACGAAGGGCGGTTCGATACCGGCCTACTGGGCTGCGCGCCTCACCGCCGATCAGCAGGCCGCTTGGAACGGTTCCGCAGGCACTGGCTCGCGGCTTTATCTCATGCGTGTCATTCGCATCACGCTGCCGCGTTATGTGCTGCGCATCTCCAACAACCACCCGACCGGCAACGGCTACATTTACTTCAACAACGGGATGGGCGTGGAGGCGCCGGCAGAGTCGGGGGTGACCGAGTCTCCCGCCATCCTTGGAGGCCGGCAGATCGTGGTAAAGAAGGGTGCGGACGAGGCTTCCGCCCTTGAGACCAACCGGTTTTTGCTTCGCGACGACAGTGATGTCTTTATCCAATAGCCCGCCGCAAATTTTTGCAGCCACGAGCCTTAACAATCTTTCGGATTGCAAATCTCTTAAAATAATTTCAGCTATCCAATATGGAAAATAACGAGGACCCCCGAATTATGACTGCCAACCTGACCAAACGAGAAATAGTTCTGGAGATCTACGAGAAAACCGGATTTCCGCAAAAAGAGGTTGTCGTGACCGTTCAGATGGCACTCGACATCATCATGAGGGCTCTCGCGGAGGGCCGCAATGCCGAGCTTCGCAATTTCGGTGTTTTGGAAGTGCAAAAACGCAAGTCCCGCATTGGCCGCAACCCAAACAAGCCCGCCGAGACAGTTGTCATTCCCGAGCGCGCCGTGGTCAAGTTCAAGTCGGGCAAGATACTCAAGCAGCTTATCAAGAAAATCGACATCGCGAGGCTCTAGGCGCTTTCCCGGGACGTTTCCGGCGCGCCTGATGTTTTTGTTGATGGCGGCTGATTTTTCGGAAAATATCTCCTTGTAAATTTGGGCTATTAGGCCAATATCCCAGGCATGAAACCACTTTCCCATCCTCTTCACACTATGAAAAAGAATCTGCCCATTGCCATTGGCGTCCTCACGGTCGCCATCGCATTTATCGCGATGCGCAACACCGAGAATAAAACCGGCCAGAAAACCGAGGCTCCAGAGGTTGCGCCGGTAATCGTGCTTGCGGATCTCGCGCAACCATTGCCTGCCGCCGAAAAGCCGGAGCCGGCAATCGTGCCTGACTACACGGCGCGTTCTTTTGCGTCGGTCTTCCCCGGCATCGACACGCCGCGAAGCTGGCGCGCCTTCAAACCGGAGAGGTTGACCGTCGCGCCCATCGACGGCGCGCCGATCAGCTTCACCAGGACCGGCTATGCCGAGGCAAACGGCCGGACCTCGTGGTCGGGAAGGAACGAGGACGCGCCGCTCGCCTCGTTCGTTTTTTCCGCCAATGAAAAGGCCTGGGCGGGCGTGATGCTTTTGCCGGACGGCAGCGAATACGCCATGCACAGTCTTGCGGACGGCTCCGTTGCCGTGCGCCGGACCGCCACAAGTCCCCTACCCTGCCCCGTGGACGAATCGCACGCGGCCGACGTGAGCACCGTGGCGGCCAAAGCCGCTCATTCGGTTATGCACGACACTGGAGCGGCGGTTGCCGCCGCTGACGCCGGTCTTGAAAGGACCTATGCCTTCGATGCCGCGGAGCTGCCCACCGAGCCGGAACTCGATTTGCCGGATGCCAATGGCATTTATTACTCGGCGCTGCTGATCGCCGTGGACAAGCATTTCGTAAACGCTCTCGGTCTGCCCGTGTCGGCTACCCAGGAACAAAAGCAAGCGCAAGTTGACGTGACGTGCGCCGCCTACACCATGGCAATGAATATCATCCTGCAAAACAGTCAGGTTGACAATTTGCGTTGGGCACTCGTCGGCACGGTCATCGCCCCAGATGATTTCAGCAACCAAAGCATAAGCAGTTCACTCGATGAAATGGCCTATTTTGGGGCGAAATACCAAGATGGTTCTCCCGTCAATCCCTCTGAAAAAATGGGAGGGCCGGCTCGCCGGGAGGCCTCGAAGCTTGGTGCCGACCAAATACTCTTTATTGCCGGTGCGTATATTACCGGTGACCATGCCGGCATTGCTGTTCAGAGCGCCGACGATGATAACCGTTTTTCTCCTTATGCAACCGCTTACGATGTCTTCGGTGTCAAAACGTTTGCCCACGAGCTTGGACATACTTTCGGGCTCAGACATGACCGGGTAACTGACAATGTTCCAGATAATAATGGTAAGTATTACTATGGTTACGAATGGTATTTACCCGATTTGAATAACAATTCGGCGTTGGCCTCGAATGGCGATGTCATGTCTTATGCCGCCAATCCAGTCGCATATTTTTCGAACCCTCAGATTGAACTCAACAACGCTGATGTCGCGATGGGCCATTATCAATTCCCGGCAGGCACCTCGCGTATTGGCGTTCCTGCCAGCGAGGCGAAGGCCGCCGACGCTTCCCGCTGGCTGCGGGAAAAAGCCCGGCAG contains these protein-coding regions:
- a CDS encoding type II secretion system F family protein is translated as MPLYLATCVDENAKTITETLEAANVTALRQIVEAKRLFLVSQREANRKAGGGSTRLSMKIQRDLFDVIALQLRNNVMTDVIIRKLKENFPNAAARKVLRGIDHELDISRSTLTDAMARYPRSFNEGVIESIRVSEGSGVKALAERFADLRDQIDFRLEIRGTVKKALSYPAMIGTMACGLLAFVMLVVIPKLQALLTMLHVPLPALTRAVLGASMFTVNHWPLLLGVAVGLVVLWRVLRKAEPAAVAMDLVFIRIPVIGYIIKSLVTAEVSKIYRALYRAGMPANETLRACAAVMSNKAAKAAINRSREKLESGILNTGDAENYAITSALSETGYFPDMALTIIQSGEASGGLVEALDSVAQKYADEAKTRIRTLLAVFEKFTMVLIVAGVGVIIVACMQPIFTITQNIR
- a CDS encoding type II secretion system protein encodes the protein MKSMHHRQKTRAFTLIEILIVCAIISGLFALSVPTIMGWLEKSQLDAETNALNAIRDDVVRSFDSTDFANVNIAALAGDVPDGVPPTVFTGNPDGSYPTTSVADWYAKIATLRGTGFGTAAPSSQPAVKDILYNHYGRARGLVAAAPQARAQRFLLFSIMAPNEQLVMPANDGSPEWFEAIWNTEWDTKGGSIPAYWAARLTADQQAAWNGSAGTGSRLYLMRVIRITLPRYVLRISNNHPTGNGYIYFNNGMGVEAPAESGVTESPAILGGRQIVVKKGADEASALETNRFLLRDDSDVFIQ
- a CDS encoding HU family DNA-binding protein, producing MTANLTKREIVLEIYEKTGFPQKEVVVTVQMALDIIMRALAEGRNAELRNFGVLEVQKRKSRIGRNPNKPAETVVIPERAVVKFKSGKILKQLIKKIDIARL
- a CDS encoding immunoglobulin domain-containing protein: MKPLSHPLHTMKKNLPIAIGVLTVAIAFIAMRNTENKTGQKTEAPEVAPVIVLADLAQPLPAAEKPEPAIVPDYTARSFASVFPGIDTPRSWRAFKPERLTVAPIDGAPISFTRTGYAEANGRTSWSGRNEDAPLASFVFSANEKAWAGVMLLPDGSEYAMHSLADGSVAVRRTATSPLPCPVDESHAADVSTVAAKAAHSVMHDTGAAVAAADAGLERTYAFDAAELPTEPELDLPDANGIYYSALLIAVDKHFVNALGLPVSATQEQKQAQVDVTCAAYTMAMNIILQNSQVDNLRWALVGTVIAPDDFSNQSISSSLDEMAYFGAKYQDGSPVNPSEKMGGPARREASKLGADQILFIAGAYITGDHAGIAVQSADDDNRFSPYATAYDVFGVKTFAHELGHTFGLRHDRVTDNVPDNNGKYYYGYEWYLPDLNNNSALASNGDVMSYAANPVAYFSNPQIELNNADVAMGHYQFPAGTSRIGVPASEAKAADASRWLREKARQMASFRKSLVFLYNPPGSTAVAPGSMLTLSALATVGRTDLGNDDKISYQWFFNNFPITSIASGTTRALTIPSVSAANAGTYHVRATSMGEVTVLSTSAVVSVTSGLPVIASHPQSVSVAKGGILTLSASVSGSNLAFQWKRNGVAITGANSPTYTKTGVTDADEGTYTLTVSNDSGSVTSQPATVTVTGGSDGGNDNGGGGGAPGTLYLVLLASLIVIKFIRGK